The DNA region tagatttacatagtaacattagataacaATATGTTTGATTATTAGTCCTcgtgggttcgataatctttaaaactacgcgataggactgtgcacttgcagtcaggattcccatagacttactaagtcgcgatcaagtttttggcgccgctgccggggactaatttagtcgatatcgtaactctaGTGTTACCCAGTATAGACTAAGGAAAACAATTATTTTTCCCTTTCTACATTTGTCgagtgtatgccaagtactcgctctcaaggcgagaAATTAAAGCTACAGTTCGACGAACCTGAGTCTTATCATAGATTAGAACGCCGGATACGAGACTTGATATGAGAACGTCGTATCAAGCTAAATCTTCCTGACCTTAACATCCCTATTTCTGAGTCAGTTATTAAACCAGATATGGCCGAAGGAGTGCAAAATCGTTCTCTTAAGTACTCTGCAATCCCTTCGTGGGATGAACCACATAACAACATCGCTGCCCCTACCATCGAGGCCAATAATTTTGAGCTAAATCCTTCGTTGTTGTCAGCCGTACAGCAAAACCAATTTTCAGGTAGTCCTACGGAGGACCTGAACCTACATTTGTCAGTGTTTTTGCAATACGCAGACACAGTGAAAGCGAATGGTGTCAGCCCAGAAGCTATAAGACTACGTTTTTTCCTattctcattaagagatagagctagagcttggcttcagtctctaccatccaactctgtcactacatggaacgagttgaagaaagttttcttagcccaatatttcccacctagtaagacatttatgctaagagcccaaataaacgggtttaaacaaaaagataatgaatcactttttgaagcttgggagagatacaaagacatgatgaggctTTGTCCACATCATGGTCTAAAAGAATGGTTGATTATCCATACCTTTTacaatggtctcttgtacaacacaggattaacaatagacgccgccaCAGGTGGCGCACTGATGGATAAACCCTACAATGAGGCCTATCAACTCATTAAAAGTATGGCCCAGAATCAGTACCAGTGGGGAAGAGAAAGAACCTCTGTAGAGAAACCTCCAACGAAATGCGGCATGTACGAATTAAGCAGTCTTGACCATATTAACGCCAAGGTAGATGCTCTTACTCAAAAgatagacaacttgaccataacACCTGCAGCCACCATGGCTGCCGTAGCACCAAACTGCGAGATATGAGGAGTTCAAGGCCATGCTGCCCcagaatgtcaactcttgacaggaaccTCCACACaccaggtgaactatgctcaaggaaacccttactcaaacacctataacccagggtggaagaaccatcctaacttttcgtataaaaataaaaatgcattgtatgcacctaaccaagcacctgatgtaccaccaggatatcataaagctgccacaaatactcaaaatgctcctaggaagtcaaacctagaaataatgatggaaaacttcatagctacccaagcccAAACAAATAAGGATTTCCTAAACCAAAACATACACAATAGTGAGCAAATCAAGCAGCTAGCAAACAAGGTAGACTCATTAGCCACCCAcaacaaaatgttggaaacacaaatctcgcaagtggctcaacaacaagcacctactgtTGCTCCTGCAAGCACATTTCCTAGACAGCCGCAACCAAACTCGAAAGGTCATGCAAATGCTATTATACTACGAAGTGGGACATAACTAGACAGACCGATCGACCCTAGAACTCAAAACCCATCCATGCATCAAGACCCTGGTAAGGTAACTAAGAAGGAAGACGAACAAGAGGAAGATAAAAACAAAGAGGTCGTAGAGATAGAAGAACCTTATGTGCCCCCACCACCGTATAAACCCCTATCCTTTATCCTCAAAGACTTGTTAAATCCAAAAGTGTAGGGCAATTTAAAAAATTCGTGGAGCTTCTAAAACAATTGAATATCAcaataccctttacagaagctatcactcaaatgccctcatatgctaagtttctcaaagaaatCTTATCTAACAAAAAGAAGATAGAGGATAACGAAACCATTACACTTACTATTGAGTGTAGTGCCATAATACAAAATAATATGCCTCATAAGCTGAAAGACCCgggtagtttctccatacccaGTGTAATCAGAAAGTTTGTCATCGATAAAGCACTATGCGACTTAGGAGATAGTATTACTTTAATACCCTTGTCCATATGCGGAAGGATAaaaatgggagaactaagacctaTGAGGACGTCCGTACAACTTGTAGATCGTTCTGTTAAATTTCCCATAGGTATGCTAGAAAACGTCCCGGTACGCATATgacaattctatattcctactGATTTTATAACCATGTATATAAAAGAGGATTCCAACATccctatcatattaggaagaccattcctAGCTACAGCTGGAGCTATTATAGATGTTAAGAAAGTCAAGCTAACCTTtgaagttggtgaggaaaaaGTCGAATTCATTTTGACGCAATTCCTAAAGGCACCAGCTATAAACGATACCTGTTGTCTACTAGATGTCATCGATGAATGCATACGAGAGATGGAGAATGAACAAACATCATACTCCGAAATACTGAAAATTCCAAGGCCTCCtacttttgaagatgaaaatttAAGTAAGGAATACCTAGATGACAACCTAAGCGAATGCGTAGCACTAACGTCCGATCATATGCCTTGCCCAAAGAAACCAGCCCTAGAACTTAAGACGTTACCCAAAAATCTAAGGTACGAATTCCTAGACATTGAACTTGAGCGACATGTAATAGTAAATGCAGACTTAGGGCAGATAGAGGAAGACAATAAGCCCTTCCTTATGCATGCATCACATAATGCAAGAGGAAGACAATAAGACCTCTAGAGAACATTAGAGAAGGATAAATCCCATTCTGAGTGATGTAGTAAAGAAAGAAGTGCAAAACCtgttagaagcaggtattatctacccgatatccgatagtcaatgggtcagCCCAGTACATGTCGTACTGAAGAAGGGATGCGTCATAGTTGTTAATAATGAAAAAggagaatctatagcacaaagagtgattactggaagtagaatgtgtattgattataaaaaattaaacaaagccactcagaaggatcattttcctttaccgtttattgatcaaatgcttgaacgattagctaagcattctcacttctaCTACTTAAACGGTTATTCGGGATTTTTCCAAATCCCTATTCATCCCGACGACCAAGAGAAAACGACTTTCACATGTCcctatggtacattcgcctaccgaTGAATACCATTCAGACTGCGTAACACTCCCACAAtattccaaagatgcatgatgttAATTTTCGCTGATTTcatagatgacatcatggaagtcttcatggacgaTTTCTCTGTATGCTAACAGAGCTTAGAAGGATGCTTATCGaaccttgaaatggtactaaAAAGATGCGTAGAAGTGAACCTCatgctaaactgggaaaaatgccatttcatggtccgacaaggaatcgtactcggacacatagtatccgataaggggattgaagtcgacaaggctaaaatagaagttatagaaaaccttcaGCCTCCGAAAACTGTAAGAGAAATACAAAGCTTCTTAGGACACACCGGTTTCTACCGGCGATTCAataaagatttctcaaaaatcaccaaatcACTGACTGGCTTATTGATGAAATACGCCAAATTCATCTTTAATGACAAATGCTTAGCGGCGTTTGAACAACTGAAAATAGCTCTTATTACCGCACCTATCATACAACCGCCCGATTGAAGATTACcctttgaaatcatgtgtgacgctagtgactaTGCTATAGGCGTAATCTTAGGATAAAGAAGGGataagaaacttcatgcaatatactatgcaagtagaaccctagacctTGCACATATGAATTATGCCACCAcagaaaaggaacttttagccgtagtgttcgctctacataaatttcgttcctacctagtaggagcAAAGATAATTATCTATACCGACCATGCTACAATTAGGTACCTGTTAAACAAAAAGGACTCCAAAccaagactcctaaggtggatcttgctattacaagagtttgacctaGAAATCAAAGATAAAAGGGGCACTAAAAACGTCGTGGCCGAtcacttgtcaagaatggaaggtattgaacctgaacaagtgcctataaacgatgatttctcgtacaAAAGAATCACATCCCAACTGGAAAGCAATACAACTAAAGATGCATTAACCCATAAGGATACCAAAACAAACGAGGTAGTGGAAGCAATTTACACCGAAACCACActaccatggtacgctgacttcgtcAACTCCTTAGCAGCTGGGGTGCTCCCACCAGACTTgacctaccaacaaaagaaaaaattcttccaCGATCTTAAACATTATTATTGAGATGAGCCTCTGCTTTTCAAGAGAGGCGCCGACGGcattttccgtcgatgtgtccCCGAAGATGAGGTAGAAAACGTAATCTCCCACTGTAATTCTGCTCCCTATGgaggacatgcaagcacctcaaagacttgcgctaagatcttgcaagcctcttttggcccactctatggaaagatgtccacatcgCGATCACAAATTGCGACCGGTGTCAACGCACAGGCAACATATCTAAACGCGACGAAATGCCATTTAAAGTcattttggaagtagaagtcttcgatgtttggggaatcgattttatgggacctttcccatcttcttttggtaacaagtatatccttgttgcggtcgattacgtatcaaaatggattgaggccaTAGCCTCTCCAACGAATGACACACGAgtggtaattagactctttaagcgTATAATCTTCCCTAGATTCGGAGTGCCGAGACTTATCATCATTGATGGTGGTTCCCATTTCATTTCAAGGATTTTTGAAAAGCTATTACTGAAATATGGAGTCCGACACCGCGTAGCAACACCCTATCACCCACAGACGAGTGGGCAAGTAGAAGTCTCAAACCGGGAAATtaaacaaatcttagaaaagacggttgccacctctaggaaagattggtcctcaaaattaccagaagccccgtgggcatataggacaacttataagaccccaataggaaccacacctttTAAGCTAGTTTATAGAAAATCATGTCATCTtccggtagaattagaacataaagcatattgggccattaagacccttaatctcaattatacttccgcaggtgaaaaaagaatattagatatccaCGAACTCGAAGAACTTAGACTAGATGCGTATGAGAATGCccgaatctataaagaaagaactaAAAAATGGCATGACAATCGCATATCAAGGAAAGAGTTTAAGGAAGGCGACAAAGTACTTCTGTTCAACTCCCGCCTCAGACTCTTTCCCGGAAAACTTCGTTCCAGATGGTTCGGTCCCTTCGAAATTACCAATATCTTTCCAAATGGAGCAGTAGAGATAAAAGGAAAAACGAGCGAACCACTCATAGTAAACGTCCAATGTTTGAAACATTACCATAACATTGATAACAATGATTTCATTGCAAATCTAAAGCTTGCAGAGCTTCGTGCTCATTCAAAAGAATAACACCTATCCTATTTCTGTCGAGCTTACGACCATAAACAAAGCGCTTGCTGGGAGACAACCCACAGTCTATCTTTAACTATTTAATTTCATTACCCAAATTTATAATTATTACTACTGCTTATTTTtcatttcttctttctttcttaTTTCTCATAAAGTTAATCGGTACCTTTCTTTGAGCATTACTAACTTAACATTGTTATCTACTTGATTTTATCTAGCTACTGACTatcacaatgcaacaagtagattacatggatatagtcttcaGAGGGAGAGCTCAAAGGAGACGTTTTGAGGCTCTAGCTCATAGAGAAATGACACTAACTTTATACGCAGATGGACGCACCATGACCAAATTAGGTATAAGAGATAATGTtatgttcctaattaaccaactaggatgggacacctttgctatcaaaagaaaatttagttcctacAGTAGGTTGACTTTACAATTCCTAAGCTCTCTAGTGTACCTGCCAAACCATGGTATGGGATTTAACAAAGGCCTAATCACCTTTAGGTTGTTTGATAATGACTACCGCTACACCCATAGAGAAATTGCTGAACTCCTAGGATGCCCTAATGGTCCTGATACCTTTACCATTACCCAGGAAGACAGTCAAGTAAACCATCAATTAGATCTCTTTTGGGGTAGCATCACAGGAAACGACCATCCTGAGCCAGAACTTATGCATTCAGagaacatccataaccctgccattcgttactttcataagatcctagctcacaccttATTTGGAAAGGGACAGAACATAACCTTTGTGTCCAAAGACGAACTCTTTATAATGTACTGTGCATCACAGGCCCGACCTGTTAACGCCGCTACATTCATGATAGCTAATTTATACTGTATAGCACAGGAAGACTATGAACCAATCTTAGTGGGAGGCTTAATGACCATGATAGAAAATTCCACCGGATTGAGACAACCACTTATCAGGCTCAACCCTTTAGGTGGAATACAACCAATGAATATCGACTTTTGCTTCAACACCGGTATCATTAGGAATttaggtccgaatgtgtttgaatttcTAATTAACCGCGAAGTAGTACACCTGTCTACCCTGCAATACCCTAGGATgagtgtacatgataggaacaattggctctatgatttggatggacTACCAGATGCACCACCTTCTCCTCCAGAGACACCTCAAATCTACGATCACTATGACAATTATCTCTCTGACGATGAATCACACACCCCAGTTATATTGTCACATCAAATCACTTAATGGTTTTGTCCCTTTCATGCTTGACAATGCCTTAAAGCCTattcaaccattttcaaaattcttTGACCAAAGCATTGAATACCGTAAATGGAATTTATTTCATCAATAAATTTCCAACCACCATCAcctctatataaaccaccaacatAACCTCAACAAACCACACCTCTCATAAGCATAGTTCTCCTCTCTCTTTCTATATTCTTACCACATAACATAAGAAGTGTAAAATTCATCATGGCACAAATGAGGGAATACGAAATAATATTCAGAAACGGCGAGCCAAGTGAATTACAGGAAGAGACGTACACGTCTTTAAGGGCAAGAAAGATCGAATTAACAAGGTACGCCGATGAACCCTGTTTATTTGCCTTAGGAATTCTAGATAGTGTTAAATATATGCTAGACACTTTAAATTTAAACTATTTTCTATCCCTTAAGGACCCTGTCTATGCTCAATTAACATTAGAATTCCTGAGTTCGTTAATTTTTAGTCCCGCACCCAACACAAACTACTCTAGTGGGTTTGTCCAGCTTCGTTTATTCAACGTCGAATATGCCCTTACATTTTCCCAACTAGCGGACCTGCTACATTTCCCCCATGGGGATGACGAAGTAAGTGAGGTCCCAGATACTGAGGGTTGGCAACGCGCCTTCCAACCATTTTGGAGGGCATTAACTCATACAGTAACCCATAGTTTTGAGGGAAACAGAGCCACTTTAATTCACAACCCGACTATTCGATATTTCCGCCAAATATTGACGCCCACCGTTTTTGGCCGAGCAAATTCTAACAAGGTGAACgaaaaagaactcttttatttgtttgcCACATTTTTGCCACAAAAGGTGAATTATGCTATCTCACATGCAGGCCATTGTCAATTTGAAGCGAGGGCcgattatttttggaggtttaataacctccatagccagagtcgtaggactcgaagaaaaattctTCAGGCTAACCCCGCTCCCGCATCATGCCATTGACATAGACATGGCAAGGAGCATGAAATTAGTAAAACGAAGGGGAGATGgaaaatttattttaataattataaaTACTGTCTTACGAGATTTCATCCTCCCAAATCCAAATCGCACAGATGTGCGTAACCTGAATAATTATTGTTATACCAATGAAACGGTGCCTAACCAAGTCCCCGCGCACATTCTTGAGAAAGTAGCTGCTGGAGGGGACACCGATGAGGATCACATTCCGGAGCAAACTGCTCCCGCTACTgacccacacaccacacacatgtCATTTGAAAATGTTGTAGGTACATCCTCCAGTCAAACACCCAGAAGACGAACTGTGGCACCAGCCACTCTTAATGAGATCTATGCTAAACTGTTGCGGTGTAGCGAACTAGACGCTTAGGGCGACCTACAAatccaaaacatggaagctcaCAAACTGAAATGATGCAAATCCTTCGCGAAATGCAGCATGATCAACACGACTATGCTTTCAGAACCGAACAGAACATGTATGGCTTGATCGATGAAATAACAACATTGACAATGCGTATGGAAGATCTCCATAACTACACACCACCTCACCAACCAGGAAACGGTGGACGCGCACGTACACGTGGCAGAAGGCGCCAATAGCAGGATACCCAGgttctacctttctttcctatcttatgtcgttgcattggggacaatgcaaggtttaagtatgggggaagaagctttaccgcttttatttatcgctttctaggtatatttaaattattgttattgttatttccttttgttattttgttatagtgtcagtcgagttaaatatcaatgtgttttCGAGTTTTTAAGCGTGGTTTCC from Lathyrus oleraceus cultivar Zhongwan6 chromosome 1, CAAS_Psat_ZW6_1.0, whole genome shotgun sequence includes:
- the LOC127099416 gene encoding uncharacterized protein LOC127099416, producing MAEGVQNRSLKYSAIPSWDEPHNNIAAPTIEANNFELNPSLLSAVQQNQFSGSPTEDLNLHLSVFLQYADTVKANGVSPEAIRLRLTIDAATGGALMDKPYNEAYQLIKSMAQNQYQWGRERTSVEKPPTKCGMYELSSLDHINAKVDALTQKIDNLTITPAATMAAVAPNCEI